In Phacochoerus africanus isolate WHEZ1 chromosome 2, ROS_Pafr_v1, whole genome shotgun sequence, one DNA window encodes the following:
- the SH3GLB2 gene encoding endophilin-B2 isoform X4: MDFNMKKLASDAGIFFTRAVQFTEEKFGQAEKTELDAHFENLLARADSTKNWTEKILRQTEVLLQPNPSARVEEFLYEKLDRKVPSRVTNGELLAQYMAEAASELGPTTPYGKTLIKVAEAEKRLGAAERDFIHTASINFLTPLRNFLEGDWKTISKERRLLQNRRLDLDACKARLKKAKAAEAKATTVPDFQETRPRNYILSASASALWNDEVDKAEQELRVAQTEFDRQAEVTRLLLEGISSTHVNHLRCLHEFVESQTTYYAQCYRHMLDLQKQLGRFPGTFVGTTEPASPPLSSTSPTTTAATMPVGPSGAGLAPPGEAALRLEEVAPPASGTRKARVLYDYEAADSSELALLADELITVYSLPGMDPDWLIGERGNKKGKVPVTYLELLS, encoded by the exons TTCACAGAGGAGAAATTTGGCCAGGCCGAGAAGACTGAGCTTGATGCCCACTTCGAGAACCTTCTGGCCCGGGCGGACAGCACCAAGAACTGGACAGAGAAAATCCTGAGGCAGACAGAGGTGCTGCTGCAGCCCAACCCCA GTGCccgagtggaggagttcctgtatGAGAAGCTGGACAGGAAGGTGCCCTCACGGGTCACCAACGGGGAGCTGCTGGCTCAGTACATGGCAGAGGCGGCCAGCGAGCTGGGGCCCACCACTCCTTACG GGAAGACGCTGATCAAGGTGGCAGAAGCGGAAAAGCGCCTGGGAGCCGCGGAGAGGGACTTTATCCACACGGCCTCCATCAATTTCCTCACGCCCCTGCGCAACTTCCTGGAAGGGGACTGGAAGACCATTTCG AAGGAGAGGCGGCTCCTCCAGAACCGGCGTCTGGACTTGGATGCCTGCAAGGCGCGGCTGAAGAAGGCCAAGGCCGCGGAAGCCAAAGCCACG ACGGTGCCTGACTTTCAGGAGACTAGACCGCGTAATTACATTCTCTCGGCCAGCGCCTCGGCG CTCTGGAACGACGAGGTGGACAAG GCCGAGCAGGAGCTCCGAGTGGCCCAGACAGAGTTTGACCGGCAGGCCGAAGTGACCCGTCTCCTGCTGGAGGGCATCAGTAGCACTCAC GTGAACCACCTTCGCTGCCTCCACGAGTTCGTCGAGTCTCAGACAACTTACTATGCCCAGTGCTACCGCCACATGCTGGACCTACAGAAGCAGCTGGGCAG ATTTCCAGGCACCTTCGTGGGCACCACCGAGCCCGCCTCCCCGCCCCTCAGCAGCACCTCGCCCACCACCACGGCTGCCACCATGCCCGTGGGGCCCTCGGGGGCTGGCCTGGCCCCTCCCGGGGAGGCCGCTCTCCGCCTGGAAGAGGTGGCTCCTCCCGCCAGCGGCACCCGGAAGGCCCGGGTGCTCTACGACTACGAGGCGGCCGACAGCAGTGAGCTGGCCCTGCTGGCTGACGAG CTCATCACTGTCTACAGCCTGCCCGGCATGGACCCCGACTGGCTCATTGGCGAGAGAGGCAACAAGAAGGGCAAGGTCCCTGTCACCTACTTGGAACTGCTCAGCTAA
- the SH3GLB2 gene encoding endophilin-B2 isoform X3, giving the protein MDFNMKKLASDAGIFFTRAVQFTEEKFGQAEKTELDAHFENLLARADSTKNWTEKILRQTEVLLQPNPSARVEEFLYEKLDRKVPSRVTNGELLAQYMAEAASELGPTTPYGKTLIKVAEAEKRLGAAERDFIHTASINFLTPLRNFLEGDWKTISKERRLLQNRRLDLDACKARLKKAKAAEAKATTVPDFQETRPRNYILSASASALWNDEVDKAEQELRVAQTEFDRQAEVTRLLLEGISSTHVNHLRCLHEFVESQTTYYAQCYRHMLDLQKQLGRCPPGTLAPVPDRPALRKACATRGGWRAADRFPGTFVGTTEPASPPLSSTSPTTTAATMPVGPSGAGLAPPGEAALRLEEVAPPASGTRKARVLYDYEAADSSELALLADELITVYSLPGMDPDWLIGERGNKKGKVPVTYLELLS; this is encoded by the exons TTCACAGAGGAGAAATTTGGCCAGGCCGAGAAGACTGAGCTTGATGCCCACTTCGAGAACCTTCTGGCCCGGGCGGACAGCACCAAGAACTGGACAGAGAAAATCCTGAGGCAGACAGAGGTGCTGCTGCAGCCCAACCCCA GTGCccgagtggaggagttcctgtatGAGAAGCTGGACAGGAAGGTGCCCTCACGGGTCACCAACGGGGAGCTGCTGGCTCAGTACATGGCAGAGGCGGCCAGCGAGCTGGGGCCCACCACTCCTTACG GGAAGACGCTGATCAAGGTGGCAGAAGCGGAAAAGCGCCTGGGAGCCGCGGAGAGGGACTTTATCCACACGGCCTCCATCAATTTCCTCACGCCCCTGCGCAACTTCCTGGAAGGGGACTGGAAGACCATTTCG AAGGAGAGGCGGCTCCTCCAGAACCGGCGTCTGGACTTGGATGCCTGCAAGGCGCGGCTGAAGAAGGCCAAGGCCGCGGAAGCCAAAGCCACG ACGGTGCCTGACTTTCAGGAGACTAGACCGCGTAATTACATTCTCTCGGCCAGCGCCTCGGCG CTCTGGAACGACGAGGTGGACAAG GCCGAGCAGGAGCTCCGAGTGGCCCAGACAGAGTTTGACCGGCAGGCCGAAGTGACCCGTCTCCTGCTGGAGGGCATCAGTAGCACTCAC GTGAACCACCTTCGCTGCCTCCACGAGTTCGTCGAGTCTCAGACAACTTACTATGCCCAGTGCTACCGCCACATGCTGGACCTACAGAAGCAGCTGGGCAGGTGCCCGCCTGGGACCCTGGCTCCCGTCCCCGACCGCCCCGCGCTCAGAAAGGCCTGTGCCACACGGGGCGGGTGGAGGGCTGCTGACCG ATTTCCAGGCACCTTCGTGGGCACCACCGAGCCCGCCTCCCCGCCCCTCAGCAGCACCTCGCCCACCACCACGGCTGCCACCATGCCCGTGGGGCCCTCGGGGGCTGGCCTGGCCCCTCCCGGGGAGGCCGCTCTCCGCCTGGAAGAGGTGGCTCCTCCCGCCAGCGGCACCCGGAAGGCCCGGGTGCTCTACGACTACGAGGCGGCCGACAGCAGTGAGCTGGCCCTGCTGGCTGACGAG CTCATCACTGTCTACAGCCTGCCCGGCATGGACCCCGACTGGCTCATTGGCGAGAGAGGCAACAAGAAGGGCAAGGTCCCTGTCACCTACTTGGAACTGCTCAGCTAA
- the SH3GLB2 gene encoding endophilin-B2 isoform X1, translating into MDFNMKKLASDAGIFFTRAVQFTEEKFGQAEKTELDAHFENLLARADSTKNWTEKILRQTEVLLQPNPSARVEEFLYEKLDRKVPSRVTNGELLAQYMAEAASELGPTTPYGKTLIKVAEAEKRLGAAERDFIHTASINFLTPLRNFLEGDWKTISKERRLLQNRRLDLDACKARLKKAKAAEAKATTVPDFQETRPRNYILSASASATLDDTSCPPSWAEWKEKYPEGWRLPCFFLLPLNPSVTRARGCLSLPEDRKLWNDEVDKAEQELRVAQTEFDRQAEVTRLLLEGISSTHVNHLRCLHEFVESQTTYYAQCYRHMLDLQKQLGRCPPGTLAPVPDRPALRKACATRGGWRAADRFPGTFVGTTEPASPPLSSTSPTTTAATMPVGPSGAGLAPPGEAALRLEEVAPPASGTRKARVLYDYEAADSSELALLADELITVYSLPGMDPDWLIGERGNKKGKVPVTYLELLS; encoded by the exons TTCACAGAGGAGAAATTTGGCCAGGCCGAGAAGACTGAGCTTGATGCCCACTTCGAGAACCTTCTGGCCCGGGCGGACAGCACCAAGAACTGGACAGAGAAAATCCTGAGGCAGACAGAGGTGCTGCTGCAGCCCAACCCCA GTGCccgagtggaggagttcctgtatGAGAAGCTGGACAGGAAGGTGCCCTCACGGGTCACCAACGGGGAGCTGCTGGCTCAGTACATGGCAGAGGCGGCCAGCGAGCTGGGGCCCACCACTCCTTACG GGAAGACGCTGATCAAGGTGGCAGAAGCGGAAAAGCGCCTGGGAGCCGCGGAGAGGGACTTTATCCACACGGCCTCCATCAATTTCCTCACGCCCCTGCGCAACTTCCTGGAAGGGGACTGGAAGACCATTTCG AAGGAGAGGCGGCTCCTCCAGAACCGGCGTCTGGACTTGGATGCCTGCAAGGCGCGGCTGAAGAAGGCCAAGGCCGCGGAAGCCAAAGCCACG ACGGTGCCTGACTTTCAGGAGACTAGACCGCGTAATTACATTCTCTCGGCCAGCGCCTCGGCG ACTCTGGATGACACTTCCTGCCCCCCTTCCTGGGCCGAGTGGAAGGAGAAATATCCTGAAGGGTGGAGGCtgccctgtttttttcttttgccattgaACCCCAGTGTGACTCGGGCGCGAGGCTGCCTTTCTCTACCGGAGGACAGAAAG CTCTGGAACGACGAGGTGGACAAG GCCGAGCAGGAGCTCCGAGTGGCCCAGACAGAGTTTGACCGGCAGGCCGAAGTGACCCGTCTCCTGCTGGAGGGCATCAGTAGCACTCAC GTGAACCACCTTCGCTGCCTCCACGAGTTCGTCGAGTCTCAGACAACTTACTATGCCCAGTGCTACCGCCACATGCTGGACCTACAGAAGCAGCTGGGCAGGTGCCCGCCTGGGACCCTGGCTCCCGTCCCCGACCGCCCCGCGCTCAGAAAGGCCTGTGCCACACGGGGCGGGTGGAGGGCTGCTGACCG ATTTCCAGGCACCTTCGTGGGCACCACCGAGCCCGCCTCCCCGCCCCTCAGCAGCACCTCGCCCACCACCACGGCTGCCACCATGCCCGTGGGGCCCTCGGGGGCTGGCCTGGCCCCTCCCGGGGAGGCCGCTCTCCGCCTGGAAGAGGTGGCTCCTCCCGCCAGCGGCACCCGGAAGGCCCGGGTGCTCTACGACTACGAGGCGGCCGACAGCAGTGAGCTGGCCCTGCTGGCTGACGAG CTCATCACTGTCTACAGCCTGCCCGGCATGGACCCCGACTGGCTCATTGGCGAGAGAGGCAACAAGAAGGGCAAGGTCCCTGTCACCTACTTGGAACTGCTCAGCTAA
- the SH3GLB2 gene encoding endophilin-B2 isoform X2, giving the protein MDFNMKKLASDAGIFFTRAVQFTEEKFGQAEKTELDAHFENLLARADSTKNWTEKILRQTEVLLQPNPSARVEEFLYEKLDRKVPSRVTNGELLAQYMAEAASELGPTTPYGKTLIKVAEAEKRLGAAERDFIHTASINFLTPLRNFLEGDWKTISKERRLLQNRRLDLDACKARLKKAKAAEAKATTVPDFQETRPRNYILSASASATLDDTSCPPSWAEWKEKYPEGWRLPCFFLLPLNPSVTRARGCLSLPEDRKLWNDEVDKAEQELRVAQTEFDRQAEVTRLLLEGISSTHVNHLRCLHEFVESQTTYYAQCYRHMLDLQKQLGRFPGTFVGTTEPASPPLSSTSPTTTAATMPVGPSGAGLAPPGEAALRLEEVAPPASGTRKARVLYDYEAADSSELALLADELITVYSLPGMDPDWLIGERGNKKGKVPVTYLELLS; this is encoded by the exons TTCACAGAGGAGAAATTTGGCCAGGCCGAGAAGACTGAGCTTGATGCCCACTTCGAGAACCTTCTGGCCCGGGCGGACAGCACCAAGAACTGGACAGAGAAAATCCTGAGGCAGACAGAGGTGCTGCTGCAGCCCAACCCCA GTGCccgagtggaggagttcctgtatGAGAAGCTGGACAGGAAGGTGCCCTCACGGGTCACCAACGGGGAGCTGCTGGCTCAGTACATGGCAGAGGCGGCCAGCGAGCTGGGGCCCACCACTCCTTACG GGAAGACGCTGATCAAGGTGGCAGAAGCGGAAAAGCGCCTGGGAGCCGCGGAGAGGGACTTTATCCACACGGCCTCCATCAATTTCCTCACGCCCCTGCGCAACTTCCTGGAAGGGGACTGGAAGACCATTTCG AAGGAGAGGCGGCTCCTCCAGAACCGGCGTCTGGACTTGGATGCCTGCAAGGCGCGGCTGAAGAAGGCCAAGGCCGCGGAAGCCAAAGCCACG ACGGTGCCTGACTTTCAGGAGACTAGACCGCGTAATTACATTCTCTCGGCCAGCGCCTCGGCG ACTCTGGATGACACTTCCTGCCCCCCTTCCTGGGCCGAGTGGAAGGAGAAATATCCTGAAGGGTGGAGGCtgccctgtttttttcttttgccattgaACCCCAGTGTGACTCGGGCGCGAGGCTGCCTTTCTCTACCGGAGGACAGAAAG CTCTGGAACGACGAGGTGGACAAG GCCGAGCAGGAGCTCCGAGTGGCCCAGACAGAGTTTGACCGGCAGGCCGAAGTGACCCGTCTCCTGCTGGAGGGCATCAGTAGCACTCAC GTGAACCACCTTCGCTGCCTCCACGAGTTCGTCGAGTCTCAGACAACTTACTATGCCCAGTGCTACCGCCACATGCTGGACCTACAGAAGCAGCTGGGCAG ATTTCCAGGCACCTTCGTGGGCACCACCGAGCCCGCCTCCCCGCCCCTCAGCAGCACCTCGCCCACCACCACGGCTGCCACCATGCCCGTGGGGCCCTCGGGGGCTGGCCTGGCCCCTCCCGGGGAGGCCGCTCTCCGCCTGGAAGAGGTGGCTCCTCCCGCCAGCGGCACCCGGAAGGCCCGGGTGCTCTACGACTACGAGGCGGCCGACAGCAGTGAGCTGGCCCTGCTGGCTGACGAG CTCATCACTGTCTACAGCCTGCCCGGCATGGACCCCGACTGGCTCATTGGCGAGAGAGGCAACAAGAAGGGCAAGGTCCCTGTCACCTACTTGGAACTGCTCAGCTAA